From Candidatus Methylomirabilis tolerans, the proteins below share one genomic window:
- the lpdA gene encoding dihydrolipoyl dehydrogenase: MGSDERTFDLAVIGAGPGGYVASIRAAQLGMRVALVERDRLGGICLNWGCIPTKALLQSAHILSLMRRAEEFGIHADNLRADFGVAITRSREKAERLSKGIEYLMRKNKVAVFPGEARFTSATALEITGRDEKSNGPIRAERILLATGSRPRLLPGLPIDGKVVLTSTEAMLLGRVPASMIIIGGGAIGVEFADIYQAYGTAVTIVELLPTILPYEDEEITALLHRSLTKKGIRILTGTKVEQVIVGAGEAKVRVSSNGDSQELLGETVLVAVGRVPNSEVGGLKELGVATKNGYVAVNERMESSVAGIYAIGDLAGAPLLAHKASHEGIVVVEKMAKPDDVTPVDPRRIPSCTYCYPQVASIGLTEAKAKAEGHAIRVGRFPFSASGMAITLGETEGMVKVIADATHGEILGVHIMGAHATELIAEAGLAMALEATPEEIAGSIHAHPTLSEAMGEAALATLGRTIHV, from the coding sequence ATGGGATCGGACGAGCGAACGTTTGATCTGGCAGTGATTGGGGCGGGCCCAGGCGGCTACGTGGCATCGATCCGCGCTGCGCAACTCGGGATGCGGGTAGCTCTCGTCGAGCGAGATCGATTGGGCGGGATCTGTCTCAACTGGGGGTGCATCCCGACGAAGGCATTACTTCAAAGCGCGCACATCCTTTCTCTTATGCGCCGCGCTGAGGAGTTTGGGATTCACGCGGACAATCTCCGGGCGGACTTCGGTGTTGCCATCACGCGCAGCCGCGAGAAAGCGGAGCGACTGTCCAAGGGTATTGAGTATCTAATGCGCAAGAACAAAGTCGCCGTCTTCCCTGGAGAAGCCCGCTTCACGTCGGCCACGGCACTCGAGATTACGGGTAGGGACGAAAAATCAAATGGGCCGATCCGGGCGGAACGGATTCTTCTGGCAACCGGCTCGCGACCGAGATTGCTGCCGGGCCTGCCGATCGATGGCAAGGTCGTCCTCACCAGCACCGAGGCTATGCTGCTTGGCCGAGTTCCTGCCTCTATGATCATCATTGGAGGAGGAGCGATCGGCGTGGAGTTTGCCGACATCTATCAGGCGTACGGAACCGCTGTGACAATTGTTGAACTGCTGCCGACGATCCTTCCCTATGAGGACGAGGAGATCACGGCGCTCCTGCACCGTTCTTTGACCAAAAAGGGGATCAGGATCCTCACCGGGACGAAGGTTGAGCAGGTGATCGTTGGGGCAGGGGAGGCCAAGGTCAGGGTATCGAGCAACGGCGATAGCCAGGAGCTCCTCGGTGAGACGGTGCTGGTAGCGGTAGGCAGGGTGCCGAACTCTGAGGTAGGCGGCTTGAAGGAGCTGGGCGTGGCGACGAAGAATGGATATGTCGCGGTGAACGAGCGAATGGAGTCCAGTGTCGCCGGAATCTACGCCATCGGCGATCTTGCCGGTGCGCCGCTCCTGGCTCACAAGGCTTCTCACGAGGGAATTGTCGTCGTCGAAAAGATGGCCAAGCCGGACGATGTCACACCGGTGGATCCCAGACGAATCCCGAGTTGCACTTACTGTTACCCACAGGTCGCCAGTATCGGTTTGACGGAGGCGAAGGCGAAGGCCGAAGGGCACGCGATACGTGTCGGCCGGTTCCCGTTCAGTGCGAGCGGGATGGCGATCACCCTTGGCGAGACCGAGGGGATGGTCAAGGTGATCGCCGATGCAACACATGGAGAGATCCTGGGTGTACACATCATGGGTGCCCATGCCACCGAACTGATCGCCGAGGCCGGCCTGGCGATGGCATTGGAGGCCACTCCGGAAGAGATTGCCGGCTCGATTCATGCCCACCCAACCCTTTCCGAGGCGATGGGGGAAGCTGCCCTTGCCACCCTTGGGCGCACGATCCATGTATAA
- the pdhA gene encoding pyruvate dehydrogenase (acetyl-transferring) E1 component subunit alpha encodes MQKLERKELVDLLRQMLLMRRFEEKCAEMYATGKIGGFLHLYIGQEAVATGAISVLRPDDYVIASYREHGHALAKGVDPRKMMAELFGRADGLCKGKGGSMHLFDKAHNFLGGHAIVAGQIPIGTGAAFASQYEGKDQVTLCFFGDAAVNQGVFHEALNLAALWHLPIVYICENNRYGMGTAVERATPVKELYRRAETYGIPGEAVDGMDVLAVRECVGSAVERARRERIPSLIEAKTYRFRGHSMADPGTYRTKEEVEREKQRDPLSLFRDHLMTETVIKESDWKALEKEVRFTVEEAVRYADASPEPPVEWLHTDVYVSER; translated from the coding sequence ATGCAGAAGTTAGAGCGGAAGGAGCTGGTGGATCTGCTTCGGCAGATGCTCCTGATGCGGCGGTTTGAGGAGAAGTGCGCGGAGATGTACGCCACAGGGAAGATCGGCGGCTTCCTCCATTTGTATATCGGCCAGGAGGCAGTCGCGACCGGTGCCATTTCTGTACTGCGACCAGACGACTATGTCATTGCCAGCTACCGGGAACACGGCCATGCCTTGGCTAAGGGCGTCGATCCACGGAAGATGATGGCGGAGCTGTTCGGACGGGCCGATGGCCTTTGCAAGGGTAAGGGTGGATCGATGCACTTGTTCGATAAGGCCCATAATTTCCTGGGTGGCCATGCGATTGTGGCCGGACAGATCCCGATCGGGACCGGCGCCGCCTTCGCGAGCCAGTACGAGGGGAAGGATCAGGTAACGCTCTGCTTTTTTGGGGACGCTGCCGTCAACCAGGGGGTATTTCACGAGGCGCTCAATCTTGCGGCTCTGTGGCACTTGCCGATCGTCTATATTTGCGAGAACAACCGTTACGGTATGGGCACGGCCGTGGAGCGCGCGACCCCGGTCAAGGAGCTGTACCGGAGGGCTGAGACGTATGGGATACCCGGCGAAGCGGTAGACGGGATGGATGTTCTGGCTGTTCGGGAATGTGTGGGATCGGCTGTTGAACGGGCGCGACGAGAGCGTATTCCATCCCTCATTGAGGCCAAGACGTATCGATTCCGCGGGCATTCGATGGCGGATCCGGGAACCTACCGGACGAAAGAGGAGGTTGAACGGGAAAAACAACGAGACCCGCTCTCACTTTTCCGGGATCACCTCATGACCGAGACGGTGATAAAGGAATCGGATTGGAAGGCGCTGGAGAAAGAGGTTCGATTCACTGTGGAGGAGGCGGTTCGCTACGCTGATGCCTCCCCTGAGCCGCCGGTGGAGTGGCTACACACCGACGTCTACGTCTCAGAGCGCTGA
- a CDS encoding response regulator, translated as MMDPERPPRQTILIVDDQEVNTLLVETILASQGYEIISASDGERALELVAARPPDLILLDIIMPGMNGFDVCARLKEDERTRLIPIVMVTSLSDLQDRIRGIEAGADDFLTKPFRSAELIARVRSLLKLKQFTDELEDAEDVLCALALSVEAKDTCTDGHCERLSLYSVALGRSLGLSREQLKALHRGGYLHDIGKIAVAESILNKKTGLTDEEWQIIREHPIIGERICKPLKSLKLILPIIRHHHERWDGGGYPDGLKGQEIPLLARMIRVVDIYDALVTARPYKPPLEPSKVFSTMRQTSEKGSCDPRLMEQFIDLLQSGKTLVGWEKVRPRRP; from the coding sequence TTGATGGACCCCGAACGCCCACCTCGCCAGACGATTCTGATCGTCGACGACCAGGAAGTCAATACATTGTTGGTCGAGACGATTCTGGCCTCGCAAGGTTATGAGATTATCTCGGCATCGGATGGGGAGCGGGCCCTCGAACTGGTGGCAGCCAGGCCGCCGGATCTTATCCTGCTCGATATCATTATGCCTGGGATGAACGGGTTCGACGTCTGCGCTCGGCTCAAGGAGGACGAACGAACTCGATTGATTCCCATCGTGATGGTGACCTCTCTGAGCGATCTGCAAGACAGAATCCGTGGGATCGAGGCCGGGGCTGACGACTTCTTGACCAAGCCCTTTCGCTCGGCGGAGTTGATCGCGCGAGTCCGATCCCTGCTGAAGCTCAAGCAGTTTACCGATGAGTTAGAAGACGCGGAGGACGTGCTGTGCGCATTGGCCTTGAGTGTCGAGGCTAAGGATACATGCACCGACGGGCACTGCGAGCGATTGTCCCTGTACTCAGTCGCCCTTGGCCGAAGTCTGGGCCTTTCCCGGGAGCAGTTGAAGGCGCTACACCGTGGAGGCTACCTGCACGACATCGGTAAGATTGCTGTAGCAGAGTCGATTCTGAATAAAAAGACGGGATTGACTGATGAAGAATGGCAAATCATACGGGAACACCCGATCATCGGGGAGCGGATTTGCAAGCCGCTCAAGTCGCTGAAACTGATCCTTCCTATCATTCGCCACCACCATGAACGATGGGACGGCGGCGGCTATCCCGACGGCTTGAAGGGGCAGGAGATTCCCCTGCTGGCCAGGATGATTCGAGTTGTTGATATCTACGACGCACTGGTAACGGCCCGACCCTATAAGCCTCCGCTCGAACCCTCCAAAGTCTTTTCGACTATGCGTCAGACCTCAGAGAAGGGCTCATGCGATCCCAGATTGATGGAGCAGTTTATCGACCTATTACAGTCTGGTAAGACTCTGGTGGGTTGGGAAAAGGTGAGGCCCAGGCGACCGTAG
- a CDS encoding ABC transporter ATP-binding protein, whose product MIEADKLTKYYDKFTAIRDVSFKIEKGEIVGFLGPNGAGKTTTMRILTGFLPPSSGTARVAGYDVLTESLQMRRRIGYLPENVPLYTDMKVTDYLEFVAEVKGLERGRRRHRVGEIMDKCGVAGVRRTLIGALSRGYRQRVGIAQALLNDPEVLILDEPTIGLDPKQIIEIRQLIKELAGQSTVILSTHILPEVSMICHRVIIINNGQVVAVDTPENLTAGLQSSTKLRIRVDGPVDQVGVALTQLPGVLRVVAEDEAHLSACDAQAGETAKNFIVESERNCDLRREVSRLIVERGWGLLELRPADMSLEEIFVRLVTKESQEVHQ is encoded by the coding sequence ATGATCGAAGCGGACAAGCTGACGAAATATTACGATAAGTTCACGGCGATTCGGGATGTATCCTTCAAGATTGAGAAAGGCGAGATCGTGGGGTTCCTCGGGCCGAACGGCGCCGGCAAGACCACGACGATGCGGATTCTCACCGGCTTCCTGCCGCCCAGCAGCGGGACGGCCCGCGTCGCCGGCTACGACGTCCTTACCGAGTCGCTTCAGATGCGGCGACGCATCGGCTACCTGCCGGAGAACGTGCCGCTCTACACCGACATGAAGGTGACTGACTACCTGGAATTCGTGGCAGAGGTCAAAGGCCTGGAGCGCGGGCGGAGGCGCCACAGGGTCGGCGAGATTATGGATAAGTGCGGGGTGGCTGGAGTACGGCGGACGCTGATCGGGGCGCTCTCACGCGGCTACAGGCAGCGGGTTGGGATCGCCCAGGCGCTGCTCAACGATCCCGAGGTGCTGATCCTGGACGAGCCGACCATCGGGCTCGACCCAAAGCAGATTATCGAGATCAGGCAGCTTATCAAGGAGCTGGCCGGCCAAAGTACGGTCATCCTATCGACTCACATCCTGCCAGAGGTCAGCATGATCTGCCATCGGGTCATTATCATTAACAATGGACAGGTCGTAGCGGTCGACACCCCGGAGAACCTTACAGCCGGGCTTCAGAGCTCCACCAAACTGCGCATCAGGGTCGATGGGCCAGTGGACCAGGTCGGCGTAGCCCTGACACAGCTTCCCGGCGTGCTGCGCGTTGTAGCGGAGGATGAGGCGCACCTGTCTGCGTGCGACGCACAGGCAGGCGAGACCGCCAAGAACTTCATCGTGGAGTCGGAGCGTAACTGTGACCTGCGCCGGGAAGTATCTCGCCTGATCGTCGAGCGCGGATGGGGGCTGCTGGAGCTCCGACCCGCAGACATGAGCTTGGAGGAGATCTTCGTCCGCCTGGTGACCAAAGAGTCGCAGGAGGTGCACCAATGA
- the ccmA gene encoding heme ABC exporter ATP-binding protein CcmA, giving the protein MTRTDGAGRLSEVTLAVETRGLVKWFGAYPALRGIDLRVAKGEILALFGPNGAGKSTLLRILAGLVRPTSGSAQVAGFDVSRDGDGVRRVVGVLAHGHQLYETLTGRENLLFAATMLGLDRPAERVSEVLAKVGLEGAAVARVRTFSSGMKRRLALAKLMLREPRIMLLDEPFTNLDLQASKLLEEFLIASKIAGATTLLATHNLSIGFALADRMAILQQGRLVFDAGRDEVSLESLRSLFALHGELWGGE; this is encoded by the coding sequence ATGACGAGGACTGATGGAGCAGGGCGACTCTCCGAGGTCACGCTTGCCGTCGAGACCAGGGGTTTGGTCAAGTGGTTCGGCGCATATCCAGCTCTGCGGGGCATTGATCTTCGCGTTGCCAAGGGGGAGATCCTGGCTCTGTTTGGCCCGAACGGAGCGGGGAAGAGCACCCTGTTGAGAATCCTGGCCGGACTGGTGCGGCCTACTTCCGGGTCAGCGCAGGTCGCTGGGTTCGATGTGAGCAGGGATGGCGATGGTGTGAGGCGGGTTGTCGGTGTTCTTGCCCATGGCCACCAACTATATGAAACCCTGACCGGACGTGAAAACCTCCTGTTTGCGGCGACCATGCTGGGGCTGGATCGCCCAGCCGAGCGGGTGTCTGAGGTTCTGGCGAAAGTTGGACTGGAGGGAGCGGCGGTCGCTCGGGTCCGAACCTTCTCCAGCGGGATGAAGCGGCGTCTTGCGCTCGCGAAGCTGATGCTCCGTGAGCCAAGGATCATGCTGCTTGACGAGCCGTTCACCAATCTCGACCTCCAGGCATCGAAGTTGCTGGAGGAATTCCTCATAGCCTCAAAAATTGCGGGCGCCACGACATTGCTGGCCACTCATAACCTGTCGATCGGGTTTGCCCTGGCAGACCGTATGGCTATCTTGCAGCAGGGGCGGCTGGTCTTTGACGCCGGACGCGACGAGGTGAGTCTGGAGTCGTTACGTTCCCTTTTTGCGCTCCATGGGGAGTTGTGGGGGGGCGAATGA
- a CDS encoding pyruvate dehydrogenase complex E1 component subunit beta — MAIITYREALNQALREEMRRDSRVFLMGEEVGLYQGAYKVSQGLLEEFGPKRVIDTPISEAGFTGVGIGAAMVGLRPIVEMMTFNFALVAVDQIVNQAAKILYMSGGQYNVPLVIRGPGGPAHQLAAQHSQSMESYFYHVPGLKIVRPGTPKDAKGLLKSAIRDDDPVIFIESELLYGTKGEVPDGDYTIPLGVGEIKREGRDVTIVAYSTMLLLALQAAEELEQEGISAEVVDPRTLRPLDTGLIIGSVRKTNRAVVMESGAGFGGIGTVIGEIISEQAFDYLDAPVERVTGANAPTPYAKNLERAKVPSKERVVAAVKKVLAI, encoded by the coding sequence ATGGCGATCATCACCTATCGAGAAGCCCTGAATCAAGCGCTGCGTGAAGAGATGCGCCGGGACTCTCGCGTGTTTCTTATGGGGGAGGAGGTAGGTCTCTACCAGGGGGCCTATAAGGTCAGTCAAGGTCTACTTGAGGAGTTCGGTCCGAAGCGGGTCATCGACACCCCGATCAGCGAGGCCGGGTTCACCGGCGTTGGTATCGGGGCGGCAATGGTCGGATTGCGGCCGATTGTCGAGATGATGACCTTTAACTTCGCACTGGTGGCCGTTGATCAGATCGTCAATCAAGCGGCCAAGATCCTGTACATGTCCGGCGGTCAGTACAATGTTCCACTGGTCATTCGCGGTCCTGGCGGCCCGGCGCATCAATTGGCGGCGCAGCACTCCCAGAGTATGGAATCGTACTTCTATCACGTTCCTGGTCTCAAGATTGTGCGCCCTGGGACACCCAAGGATGCGAAGGGGCTCCTTAAGAGCGCGATCCGGGATGATGACCCGGTGATCTTCATCGAGTCGGAGCTGCTGTATGGGACTAAGGGCGAGGTGCCGGATGGCGACTATACCATCCCACTCGGGGTCGGCGAAATTAAGCGGGAAGGGCGCGACGTAACCATTGTGGCCTACTCCACGATGCTCCTGCTGGCCTTGCAGGCGGCGGAGGAGTTGGAGCAGGAGGGGATCTCTGCAGAGGTGGTGGATCCGCGTACGCTCCGCCCGCTGGATACCGGGCTCATCATCGGGTCGGTCAGGAAAACCAATCGGGCTGTGGTGATGGAGTCCGGCGCCGGGTTCGGCGGGATTGGGACGGTGATCGGGGAAATCATTTCTGAACAGGCCTTTGATTACCTGGACGCACCGGTGGAACGGGTGACCGGCGCCAACGCCCCGACGCCGTATGCGAAGAATCTCGAGCGCGCCAAGGTTCCGAGCAAAGAACGGGTTGTCGCGGCGGTCAAGAAGGTCCTCGCGATTTAG
- the lipB gene encoding lipoyl(octanoyl) transferase LipB, whose product MRTCRLVDLGLTPYDESLILQRQLAILRAEDQLGDVLLLAEHPPVITLGRAGQKAHLRVSESSLTVRGIEFFEVERGGDMTYHGPGQLVGYPILNLAEHGRDLHRYLRQLEEVLIMTISDFGIAAGRSLGRTGVWIGESKIASLGIHVSRWITRHGFALNVNMDLAPFGLIVPCGIHGAEATSMTRELSRPISVREVTAALIEHFEVEFGMSLLPVSLPELFNSRGRASTIDRGGPAIVRGAR is encoded by the coding sequence ATGAGGACGTGTCGTCTAGTCGACCTGGGGCTCACGCCATACGACGAGTCATTAATCCTGCAACGACAATTGGCGATCCTTCGGGCTGAGGACCAGCTGGGGGACGTCTTACTCCTCGCTGAGCACCCGCCGGTTATCACTCTCGGGCGAGCCGGGCAGAAGGCTCACCTGCGCGTATCCGAATCCTCGCTGACCGTGCGTGGAATTGAGTTTTTCGAGGTAGAGCGTGGTGGTGACATGACCTATCATGGCCCCGGTCAGTTAGTGGGATACCCGATCCTCAATCTGGCCGAACACGGTCGTGACCTGCATCGCTACCTTCGGCAACTCGAAGAGGTCCTGATTATGACCATATCGGACTTCGGGATCGCTGCCGGCCGCTCACTCGGACGAACGGGCGTCTGGATCGGAGAAAGCAAGATTGCCTCGTTAGGCATTCATGTCAGCCGTTGGATCACCCGTCATGGCTTCGCACTGAACGTCAATATGGATCTGGCGCCGTTTGGGCTGATCGTGCCTTGCGGGATCCATGGCGCCGAGGCGACAAGCATGACACGGGAGTTGTCCCGTCCAATCTCGGTTCGTGAGGTGACGGCGGCGCTGATCGAACATTTCGAGGTTGAGTTCGGAATGTCTCTTCTACCTGTGTCGCTGCCTGAGCTTTTCAATTCGAGGGGTAGGGCAAGCACAATTGATAGGGGTGGGCCGGCTATCGTTCGAGGCGCGCGTTGA
- a CDS encoding 2-oxo acid dehydrogenase subunit E2 — MAVSVVMPRLSDTMEEGKILRWLKKEGDRIEGGDIIAEIQTDKADIEMEAFGSGTLRKIFVGAGESAPVGHVIGVIAESDEDISTLLPPGTGLAVHTATPTRSDAPMLVSAPLQAAPPGRVKASPLAKRLARAQGIDLSGVSGSGPGGRVIRRDLAAMMPSTTAAGEATPSISPTPSIPERAVSAGTPAPSTGFEDLELSPMRRAIAKRVTQSMTTVPHFYLTVEVAMDKATELRETMQAQMPDVKVTFTDIIIRAVAMALERHPAVNASFVGERIRIYSQVNIGIAVALEAGLITTVLRDCGRKSLAQIVRETKSLIERARAQKLRSEEYSGGTFTVSNLGMYEIEEFTAIINPPEAAILAIGAIRSKPVIVDGGVQVGQRMRMTLSCDHRAVDGLTGATFLQEVKRLLEHPFHLVL; from the coding sequence ATGGCCGTTTCTGTGGTCATGCCCAGATTAAGCGATACCATGGAGGAGGGGAAGATCCTTCGATGGTTGAAGAAAGAAGGAGATCGGATAGAGGGGGGTGACATCATCGCCGAGATCCAGACCGACAAGGCCGACATCGAGATGGAAGCCTTTGGATCGGGCACCCTTCGAAAGATTTTCGTTGGGGCGGGCGAGTCAGCGCCGGTCGGCCATGTGATCGGGGTGATTGCCGAGAGCGATGAGGATATTTCGACACTGCTTCCACCTGGTACCGGTTTGGCCGTTCACACTGCGACACCGACTCGGTCAGACGCCCCTATGCTAGTCTCTGCTCCTCTTCAAGCGGCTCCTCCAGGGCGTGTCAAGGCTTCACCGTTGGCAAAGAGGCTTGCGCGAGCGCAGGGCATCGACCTATCCGGAGTAAGTGGGTCTGGTCCTGGCGGAAGGGTCATTCGCCGGGACCTGGCAGCCATGATGCCATCGACTACGGCTGCCGGTGAGGCTACGCCATCGATTTCGCCGACGCCCTCAATCCCGGAGCGTGCCGTCTCGGCTGGCACACCTGCGCCATCGACGGGCTTTGAGGATCTCGAGCTTTCTCCGATGCGTCGTGCGATTGCCAAGCGCGTCACCCAGAGCATGACGACCGTGCCGCACTTTTACTTGACGGTCGAGGTGGCGATGGACAAGGCCACGGAGTTGCGTGAGACGATGCAGGCCCAAATGCCGGACGTTAAGGTAACCTTTACTGACATCATCATCAGGGCCGTGGCGATGGCCCTCGAACGTCATCCGGCAGTCAATGCATCATTCGTGGGCGAACGGATTCGCATCTACTCCCAGGTCAATATCGGCATCGCGGTAGCACTTGAAGCGGGACTCATTACCACGGTGTTGCGTGACTGTGGTCGGAAAAGTCTGGCGCAGATCGTGAGGGAAACGAAAAGCCTGATCGAGCGAGCCAGGGCCCAGAAGCTGAGATCTGAAGAATATTCCGGAGGCACCTTTACCGTTTCGAATCTCGGCATGTATGAGATAGAAGAGTTTACCGCGATCATCAATCCCCCGGAAGCCGCTATTCTGGCAATTGGCGCGATCCGGAGTAAGCCGGTCATTGTAGATGGGGGAGTACAGGTCGGCCAGCGAATGCGGATGACGCTTTCCTGCGATCATCGGGCGGTAGATGGCCTGACGGGCGCGACATTTCTCCAAGAGGTGAAGCGGCTGCTTGAGCACCCGTTTCACCTTGTTCTGTAG
- the lipA gene encoding lipoyl synthase produces MLQPAKATPLISLPEIFGSPKPPWLKVKAPGSPNYLRLKRLLQERQLHTICEEALCPNIGECWQQLTATFLILGEVCTRNCSFCAATHGRPTELDPTEPERVAKAVYELGLVHAVITSVNRDDLIDGGARIFATVIRRIRELSPNCSIEVLVPDFRGSEAALRTVVDAAPTILNHNIETVPRLYREVRPGARYEQSLELLAGARRTLPELVTKSGIIMGFGEEWQELLRTMADLRGVDCDILTLGQYLRPSRAHLPVMKYYTPEEFKELKAIGEGMGFKHVESGPLVRSSYHARGQAEEVGRKRESGLSACG; encoded by the coding sequence GTGCTCCAACCGGCTAAGGCAACGCCGCTGATTTCGCTTCCCGAGATTTTTGGCTCACCAAAGCCGCCTTGGCTGAAGGTTAAAGCTCCAGGATCACCTAATTATCTTCGGTTGAAGCGACTCCTCCAAGAGCGGCAGCTTCACACCATTTGCGAAGAGGCTCTTTGTCCTAATATTGGTGAGTGCTGGCAACAGCTCACTGCGACCTTTCTCATCCTAGGCGAGGTCTGTACCCGCAATTGTAGTTTTTGTGCCGCTACGCACGGTAGGCCGACGGAACTTGATCCGACCGAACCGGAGCGAGTGGCCAAGGCGGTTTACGAACTGGGGTTAGTCCACGCGGTCATCACTTCCGTGAATCGCGATGATCTGATCGATGGTGGGGCGAGGATCTTTGCGACGGTGATTCGTCGAATTCGAGAGCTGTCGCCGAATTGCAGTATCGAAGTGCTGGTTCCTGATTTCCGCGGCAGTGAGGCGGCACTGAGAACTGTTGTCGATGCGGCGCCGACCATTCTCAATCACAACATAGAAACGGTTCCCCGGTTGTACCGGGAGGTCCGTCCTGGAGCACGCTATGAGCAGTCACTCGAGCTTCTGGCCGGGGCGAGACGAACGTTGCCGGAGTTGGTGACGAAGTCGGGAATTATCATGGGATTCGGAGAAGAGTGGCAGGAGTTGCTCCGGACGATGGCGGATCTCAGAGGGGTAGATTGCGATATTCTGACGCTGGGGCAATACCTGCGGCCAAGCCGTGCGCACCTACCGGTTATGAAATACTATACCCCGGAGGAGTTCAAGGAATTAAAGGCAATTGGAGAAGGAATGGGGTTTAAGCACGTAGAATCCGGGCCCTTAGTGCGGAGTTCGTATCATGCCCGCGGCCAAGCCGAGGAAGTCGGCCGGAAGCGTGAGAGCGGCCTGTCTGCGTGCGGATAG
- a CDS encoding heme exporter protein CcmB: MIFTRRVLAIAWKDLIAEWRDRESITAMCFFAFLVLFLFNFALGGDQALIRQASSGLLWLAFAFTGVLGLARSVQSELVNDCLDGLLLYPAEREAIYLGKLLGSFTVILLVELISFPLFAVLYNMNIWSQLPKLLLITAPATLGFAAAGTLMSTMTVGLRAREAMLPFLLFPMTIPLILAAVRGTEVVLRREAFELAMPWLKLMAAFDVLFLVGSVLTFELLVEE, from the coding sequence ATGATCTTTACTCGAAGGGTTCTGGCGATCGCGTGGAAGGATCTCATAGCAGAGTGGCGTGATCGAGAAAGCATCACCGCCATGTGTTTTTTTGCGTTCCTGGTCTTATTTCTTTTCAACTTTGCCCTTGGCGGGGATCAGGCACTTATCCGGCAAGCCTCATCCGGCCTGTTGTGGTTGGCCTTTGCATTTACCGGCGTGCTTGGCTTGGCCCGATCGGTTCAGAGTGAACTGGTGAACGACTGTTTAGACGGCCTGCTCCTGTATCCCGCCGAGCGGGAAGCGATTTACCTGGGGAAACTGTTGGGCAGTTTTACCGTGATTCTCCTGGTGGAACTGATAAGTTTTCCCCTCTTTGCGGTCCTGTACAATATGAACATCTGGTCGCAACTCCCTAAGCTCCTATTGATCACGGCGCCTGCGACCCTTGGATTCGCTGCAGCGGGAACGCTGATGTCCACCATGACGGTGGGCCTAAGGGCACGGGAGGCCATGCTGCCGTTCCTCCTGTTCCCCATGACGATTCCTTTGATTTTAGCTGCTGTACGGGGGACGGAGGTCGTGCTGCGACGCGAGGCATTCGAACTCGCCATGCCCTGGCTCAAGCTGATGGCGGCGTTTGATGTACTGTTTCTTGTGGGGTCGGTGTTGACATTCGAGTTGCTGGTTGAGGAATGA